AGCAATCAAAGTCACAGAATGGTCCACCTCGAAACCCCGTTCGGCCATCATCTCCTCCAGGTGACGCAGGCTCAGCGGGTAAGCCACATACCACCGAACACACAATAGGATCACGTCCAGCGGATAGTGCAGGCGTTTGAGCACCTTCGCTATGCCAGCAGGCAGGGCCTTTCTCTCAGCCACCTTCTTCATATCACGCTTCACTTCGGGAAAATGTCCGCCTGGATTTTACTCCCGCACCCTTAGCGCGACACAACCCGTTCCACTGGGTTCCAGTTCCATCGTGCAGAGCGACTCGCCTTCAGCCTTGAGCTCGGGCTTGTCCTGATGCTGCCAGCGGATCACTAACCGCCGTGGCGGCTCGGCCTCGACGATCTCGCCGACGTCGGTGATGCGGCCATCGGGGTAGACATTCTTCCACGAGGATCCCGCCGTCCACTGGCTTTCGCAGTGGTTGCCGAACCAGTACTGCTTCATAAACTCCGCGTCGGTCAGCGCTGACCACAGCGTCTCCGGCGTGGTGCGGATGTAGGTCACATAGACAAAGGTGAGGGTCGGCCGGGCTCAGCAGCTGCCGCCGGTCAACGCGTTTTCG
The DNA window shown above is from Paraburkholderia sp. BL10I2N1 and carries:
- a CDS encoding SRPBCC domain-containing protein; this encodes MTYIRTTPETLWSALTDAEFMKQYWFGNHCESQWTAGSSWKNVYPDGRITDVGEIVEAEPPRRLVIRWQHQDKPELKAEGESLCTMELEPSGTGCVALRVRE